Part of the Pseudodesulfovibrio hydrargyri genome is shown below.
GCGTCCTGGCCGAGCCGGACCCGGATTCCCGCCGATGGACCGGAATCACGGCCCTGTCCCACGACAACGCGGCGGGCACCTCCCTGGTCCGTTGCCTGATAATGAAAGGCGCGCGCCACCAGATCCGGGCGCACCTCTCCTCCATCGGCCATCCCATCCTGGGCGACCCCCTGTACGGCGGGGGCGAGAGCCCGCGCGGGCTGATGCTCCAGCACCAGCGCATCGAGATGCCCGGCTTTCAGGCCGAGGCCATTCCGCTGTTCTGATTCCGGCGGGGGCGGTTCCGGCTCAGGGGCCGATCCCGTAATGGTCGAAAATCCCCTTCAGTTCACCCGAGGCCCGCATCTCCCTGATCTTCCGCTCGACCATGCCGCGCAGTTCCTCGCCGTCGGGGCTGCGGGGCGAAAAGGCGATGCGGTTGTAGAACATGGCCACCGGCTCCGGGTCCACCCGGACGCGGTCGGCCACGCCTGCCTGCCGAGTGATGAAGCGGAAGGCCAGTGAGCCCACGAGCATGGCGTCGATGCGGTCGTTGAGCATGCACTCGAGGTTGGAGCACTGGGCCATGGTCGGGTTGTCGCAGGAGGTCATCTTGATTCTGGACGGGTCGCGTTCGTAGCGGGCCAGGTAGTCGTCCATCTCGCTGTTGCCGGTCCTGAACCCTTTGGGGATGGAAAAGCGGATTTGGTCCAGGGACTCGACGCCTTGGTATTGCCAGGCGCTGTCCGCGCGGGTGGCGAACTGGACCACGTTGATCATGTCCAGGTTGCGCACGAAGATAAAGTCCTCGGCATGGGCCGTGCCCGCATAGGAGATCGCGTCGTACCGGCCGTCCAGGGTCTCCTGGATGGCACGGACATAGGGCATTTCATGGAAGATCAGGCGGTATTTCGTGCCTTCGAAGGTCCGGCGCAGGACCTCGTGCATGATGCCGTCGTGCGGTGCCTCGGAGGGATCGCAGGCCAGGGGGCAGTACATGGACGTGGCCACGTCCACGTCTCGCGCATAAGCCGGAAAGGGGAGCAGCAGGGCGAGCAGGACAAGGCTGGTCAGGCATTTCATGGCGTATTCCTCGGGCTGAGGAAAGTCTATACCAAAAAACGAAAAAGTGGAACGGGTAAAAAAGGGAAGACCCGGCTTCCGCAGGGAGGCCGGGTCTTCTCGTCTCGCGGCCGGGCCGCGTTATTTCTTCTTGTCGAAGGCTTCCTGGAGCTTGGCGCCGAGCAGGCCCATGGAGCCGGTCTCGGCCTTGCGCTTGGGCGCGAACTCCTTCCAGTCGCCGTCCTCGCGGGCGTCGCCGGTGGTCAGGGATATTTTGCGCTCCCCGGCCTTGACCTCGCCGATAACCACCTCGACGGTGTCCCCGGCGTGCAACTTCTCGAAGGCGGCGGGCTTTTCGGAACGGGAGATGACCGACTTGGGCAGCAGGCCGGTGATGCCGGGTTCCAGCTGGATGAAGATGCCGAACTGCTCCTGCTTCTCGACCACGCCCTCGACCTTCCGGCCCGCCTGGTAGCGGTCGGCCACGCCGGACCACGGGTCGCCCTCGGCGTCCTTCATGGACAGGCTGATGCGCCGTTTGTCCGGGTCGATGGACTTGATTTTGACCGGGACCGAGTCGCCTTCCTTGACCATGTCCGAGGGCTTGTTCACGCGCTTGGTGTAGCTCATCTCGGAGACGTGGACCAAGCCGTCCACGCCCGGGGCGATCTCCACGAAGGCTCCGAATTCGGCCAGCCGGACGACCTTGCCGGTGACGATGTCGCCGGGGGCGAAGGTGGCGGACAGGGTGTCCCAGGGGTCCTGGGCCAGTTCCTTCATGGACAGGGAAATCTTCAGTCGGCCCTTGTCGTCATGCTCCAGGCGGGTGATCTTGGCCCGGACCTTCTGGCCCACGGAGACCGCCTCCTCGGGATGTCCCACGCGGCCGTAGCCGAGCTGGGAGATGTGCACCAGCCCTTCCAGGCCGGGCATGATCTCGACGAACGCGCCGAAGGCGGCCAGCCGGGTGACGATGCCTTCAACCTCATCGCCCACCTTTGTCTCGCTGACGAAGGACTGGGCGGACTCGGCGGCCTCGCGTTCCAGCAGGGCGCGGCGGGAGACCACGATGT
Proteins encoded:
- a CDS encoding substrate-binding periplasmic protein; the protein is MKCLTSLVLLALLLPFPAYARDVDVATSMYCPLACDPSEAPHDGIMHEVLRRTFEGTKYRLIFHEMPYVRAIQETLDGRYDAISYAGTAHAEDFIFVRNLDMINVVQFATRADSAWQYQGVESLDQIRFSIPKGFRTGNSEMDDYLARYERDPSRIKMTSCDNPTMAQCSNLECMLNDRIDAMLVGSLAFRFITRQAGVADRVRVDPEPVAMFYNRIAFSPRSPDGEELRGMVERKIREMRASGELKGIFDHYGIGP
- a CDS encoding 30S ribosomal protein S1; the protein is MSEEFKERNGVEEGEESFAELFEQYSEGGGDDLSVGDKVTGTVIQVGENTVFVDTGTKLDGIVEREELLDEDGNCTVAEGDKVELYVVGKDSGGIKLSRAISGIGGLAMLEEAKAGALPVEGKVESTCKGGFNVAILQRRAFCPVSQIDARFVENTEEYVGQTYEFLITKLESHGRNIVVSRRALLEREAAESAQSFVSETKVGDEVEGIVTRLAAFGAFVEIMPGLEGLVHISQLGYGRVGHPEEAVSVGQKVRAKITRLEHDDKGRLKISLSMKELAQDPWDTLSATFAPGDIVTGKVVRLAEFGAFVEIAPGVDGLVHVSEMSYTKRVNKPSDMVKEGDSVPVKIKSIDPDKRRISLSMKDAEGDPWSGVADRYQAGRKVEGVVEKQEQFGIFIQLEPGITGLLPKSVISRSEKPAAFEKLHAGDTVEVVIGEVKAGERKISLTTGDAREDGDWKEFAPKRKAETGSMGLLGAKLQEAFDKKK